From one Sparus aurata chromosome 16, fSpaAur1.1, whole genome shotgun sequence genomic stretch:
- the ppp2r3a gene encoding serine/threonine-protein phosphatase 2A regulatory subunit B'' subunit alpha isoform X2 — MMIKETSLRRDPDLRGELAFLARGCDFVLPSRFKKRLKSFQQQQVQSKPEKKPGTPPPAPTLATASPTPTPRSPSPPPAPVIVTPPPPAINIPRFYYPRGLPAMGPVTNHDAAIAPIEAAFAEFEEEKADIYEMGKIAKACGCPLYWKAPMFYSAGGERTGFVSVHSFVATWRKLLHSCHDDSSRFISLLAKPGCNYLEQEDFIPLLQDIVDTHPGLTFLKDAPEFHSRYITTVIQRIFYVVNRSWTGRITMMELRRSNFLQTLALLEEEDDINQITDYFSYEHFYVIYCKFWELDTDHDLYIDAKDLARYNDHASSNRIIERLFSGAVTRGSAVQREGRISYAEFVWFLISEEDKKNPTSIEYWFRCMDTDGDGVLSMFELEYFYEEQCERMERMGIEPLPFQDLLCQMLDLVKPESQGKITLGDLKRCRMAHIFFDTFFNLEKYLDHEQRDPFAVQKDIDSEGPEPSDWDKYASEEYEILVAEETANEQLHEGSFDDDYESEDLQVPGEIGNKMEKLVISDLSA; from the exons ATGATGATCAAGGAGACGTCGTTACGCCGGGACCCTGACCTGAGGGGGGAACTGGCCTTTCTGGCCAGGGGGTGTGACTTTGTCCTCCCCTCGCGCTTCAAGAAGAGACTCAAGtccttccagcagcagcag GTCCAGTCCAAACCAGAGAAGAAGCCCGGCACACCCCCTCCAGCCCCCACACTGGCCACAGCCTCACCGACCCCCACACCGCGCTCGCCCAGCCCTCCTCCGGCTCCGGTGATAGTCACCCCTCCTCCGCCTGCCATCAACATTCCCAGGTTCTACTACCCCCGTGGGCTTCCTGCCATGGGCCCGGTCACCAACCACGACGCGGCCATTGCTCCCATCGAGGCGGCCTTCGCTGAGTTTGAGGAGGAGAAGGCGGACATATATGAAATGGGCAAGATTGCGAAG GCATGCGGGTGTCCACTTTACTGGAAGGCGCCCATGTTTTACTCAGCAGGCGGCGAGAGGACGGGCTTTGTCTCCGTTCACTCCTTTGTTGCAACCTGGAGGAA GTTGTTGCACAGTTGCCATGATGATTCATCAAGGTTTATTTCCCTGCTAGCCAAACCTGGCTGTAACTACCTGGAGCAGGAGGACTTCATCCCTCTATTGCAG GACATAGTGGATACACACCCGGGGCTCACGTTTCTGAAGGATGCACCTGAGTTCCATTCCCGCTACATAACAACG GTGATCCAGCGGATATTCTACGTGGTGAACCGTTCGTGGACGGGTCGCATCACCATGATGGAGCTGCGCCGGAGCAACTTCCTACAGACCCTTgccctgctggaggaggaggacgacatCAACCAGATCACCGACTACTTCTCCTACGAACACTTCTACGTCATCTACTGCAAGTTCTGGGAGCTGGACACCGACCACGACCTCTACATTGACGCCAAAGACTTGGCGAGATACAATGACCACG CCTCCTCAAACAGAATCATAGAAAGATTATTTTCGGGGGCCGTCACTCG GGGCAGCGCTGTGCAGAGAGAAGGCAGGATAAGCTACGCCGAGTTCGTCTGGTTCCTCATATCTGAGGAGGACAAGAAAAATCCCACCAG TATAGAGTACTGGTTCCGCTGCATGGACACAGATGGCGACGGTGTTCTGTCCATGTTCGAGTTGGAGTATTTCTACGAGGAGCAGTGTGAGAGGATGGAACGGATGGGCATCGAACCTCTGCCCTTCCAGGATTTGCTCTGCCAGATGCTCGACCTGGTCAAACCTGAGAGCcaag GTAAGATAACCCTCGGCGATTTGAAGCGCTGCCGGATGGCCCACATATTCTTCGACACCTTCTTCAACCTGGAGAAGTACCTGGACCACGAACAGAGAGACCCATTTGCTGTGCAAAAG gACATTGATAGTGAAGGTCCAGAGCCGTCTGACTGGGACAAATATGCCTCTGAAGAGTATGAGATACTGGTGGCGGAGGAGACTGCAAATGAACAGCTACATGAGGg GTCATTTGATGATGACTACGAATCTGAGGATCTTCAAGTTCCCGGAGAGATCGGGAATAAAATGGAAAAGCTGGTCATATCGGACCTGTCGGCATAG